In Punica granatum isolate Tunisia-2019 unplaced genomic scaffold, ASM765513v2 Contig00339, whole genome shotgun sequence, the following are encoded in one genomic region:
- the LOC116190165 gene encoding uncharacterized protein LOC116190165, producing the protein MERDQEELQNFGFFATFKESFKIIFSWKKIFTQITLSLILPLSFVFLIQMQVSDFLFWKLRRDENMLHRSQSSSHEWGSYTYEHWSEIVTSDKISLALFKIAYYIVTLILSLLATSAVVYMIASIYTDKPVAFKKVMGVVPKVWKRLIVTFIWSFAIVIVLNLLASALFYLWVVNLGFRGVFGVVVFIILLIAYVVATIYIGIVWRVACVISVLEEYYGIKALFKSKDLIKGKIGMSAGLIFLVTVFYVGIMLVYQIFVVYALRYALSYGAPGYMLVIGLPCWLLLTFVMLVDFVLQTVIYFVCKSYHNESIDKPALADHLEAYNAQYEAMKSEKDVQMEQVMV; encoded by the coding sequence ATGGAAAGAGACCAGGAGGAGCTTCAAAACTTTGGCTTCTTCGCAACCTTCAAGGAGTCCTTCAAGATCATCTTCTCATGGAAGAAGATCTTCACACAAATCACGCTCTCCTTAATCCTTCCCTTGTCGTTCGTCTTCTTGATCCAAATGCAAGTCTCTGACTTCCTCTTCTGGAAGCTCCGTCGTGACGAGAATATGCTTCACCGATCCCAGTCGTCTAGCCACGAGTGGGGCTCCTACACCTATGAGCACTGGTCCGAAATCGTGACCTCCGACAAGATCTCACTCGCACTCTTCAAGATTGCGTATTACATCGTCACACTCATCCTTTCTCTCCTGGCGACCTCAGCAGTTGTGTATATGATTGCATCCATCTACACCGACAAGCCGGTAGCCTTCAAGAAGGTCATGGGCGTGGTCCCTAAGGTCTGGAAGAGGCTGATAGTCACTTTCATATGGAGCTTCGCCATTGTTATTGTCTTGAACTTGTTGGCCTCTGCTCTCTTCTACTTGTGGGTAGTCAACCTAGGGTTCAGAGGTGTGTTTGGGGTGGTCGTTTTCATCATTTTACTCATCGCGTACGTGGTGGCAACCATCTACATAGGCATCGTATGGCGGGTGGCTTGCGTGATTTCCGTCTTGGAGGAGTACTACGGGATCAAGGCCTTGTTCAAGAGCAAGGACTTgatcaagggcaaaatcggaATGTCAGCTGGACTCATATTCCTAGTCACAGTGTTCTACGTGGGCATCATGTTGGTGTACCAAATCTTCGTGGTGTATGCGCTCAGATACGCGCTCAGCTACGGTGCCCCAGGGTACATGCTTGTGATTGGGCTTCCTTGCTGGCTCTTGCTCACCTTTGTCATGCTCGTCGACTTCGTCCTGCAGACTGTGATCTACTTTGTCTGCAAGTCGTACCACAACGAGAGCATCGACAAGCCAGCCCTCGCAGATCACCTCGAGGCTTACAACGCACAGTACGAGGCAATGAAATCGGAAAAGGACGTCCAGATGGAGCAAGTGATGGTCTGA
- the LOC116190166 gene encoding uncharacterized protein LOC116190166, translating into MFGESFRVISARKKLFGQITLALILPLCVFFLAHLKVTQLILENTIKTDGGHWIDYDENNGEYEVLYNKKYSWAVILVIKVVYLNVVLILSLIATSAVVYTVACVYTFKDGTFRKVISIMPKVWMRLVITFLRIFIVLVVYNLIFVGLFFQCLLFARVIAIALAIILVVAYIAGIVHVTIVWESACVVSILEEYVYGRKAMPSSKALLKGEIWSVICFFVLLTMFFGLVELGFEFLVVVWLVIKKSVAIRVMLGVVFWFVLALETLVRLVAFTVN; encoded by the coding sequence ATGTTTGGGGAGTCGTTCCGGGTGATTTCCGCAAGGAAGAAGCTGTTCGGGCAGATCACTCTTGCCTTAATACTCCCTCTTTGCGTCTTCTTCCTCGCCCACTTGAAGGTTACTCAGCTCATCCTCGAGAACACAATCAAGACCGATGGCGGTCACTGGATCGACTATGATGAGAATAATGGTGAGTACGAAGTCCTCTACAACAAGAAATACAGCTGGGCGGTTATATTAGTCATAAAGGTCGTCTACCTCAATGTCGTCCTCATCTTGTCTCTCATTGCAACATCGGCCGTTGTCTACACCGTGGCATGCGTCTACACCTTCAAGGATGGCACCTTCAGAAAGGTCATAAGCATCATGCCCAAAGTTTGGATGAGGCTCGTAATCACGTTCCTACGGATCTTCATTGTTTTAGTTGTCTACAACTTAATTTTCGTAGGGCTTTTCTTCCAGTGTCTTCTATTTGCTCGCGTGATCGCAATTGCCCTAGCAATCATCCTAGTAGTTGCCTACATTGCGGGCATTGTCCACGTAACAATTGTATGGGAGTCGGCATGTGTTGTGTCTATCCTAGAGGAATATGTATATGGTAGGAAGGCAATGCCTAGTAGCAAGGCCCTGCTGAAGGGTGAGATATGGAGCGTAATCTGCTTCTTCGTGTTGCTCACCATGTTCTTCGGGCTGGTCGAGCTCGGGTTCGAGTTTCTCGTGGTGGTCTGGTTAGTGATCAAGAAGAGCGTGGCAATCAGGGTCATGCTCGGGGTCGTCTTTTGGTTTGTGCTCGCGCTCGAGACTCTCGTCCGTCTCGTTGCATTTActgttaattaa
- the LOC116190167 gene encoding uncharacterized protein LOC116190167 — translation MEGGPERLKFLGACGMFGESFQVISARKKLFAQITLALILPLCVFFLAHSKVTQLVLENNIKTNDHGQLINYDEKNGEYEALSHKKYGWAIILAIKFVYFTIVLILSLFATSAVIYTVACIYNSIDVPFKKVMRVVPRAWMRLIVTFLWLFLLIVVYNLIFVALFCLCFLFGHVVATVLAVILVIAYFVGIVYLTIVGELAFVVSVLEHVYGRKAMSKSKALLRGKLWSVFFFLLLLGLCFGLVQFGFEFTVAVGVVIKSVALRWPGSSFAYLEYITVFPGEIDNSFLFTYSSRGPSLTAIT, via the exons ATGGAGGGAGGACCGGAGAGGCTCAAGTTCCTCGGTGCATGCGGAATGTTCGGGGAGTCATTCCAGGTGATCTCCGCCCGGAAGAAGCTCTTCGCCCAGATCACGCTTGCCCTGATCCTCCCTCTCTGCGTCTTCTTCCTTGCCCACTCGAAGGTCACCCAGCTCGTCCTCGAGAACAACATCAAGACCAACGACCACGGTCAGCTCATCAATTATGACGAGAAAAATGGCGAGTACGAAGCCCTCTCCCACAAGAAATACGGTTGGGCGATTATCTTAGCCATAAAGTTCGTCTACTTCACCATCGTCCTCATCTTGTCCCTCTTCGCTACGTCAGCTGTTATCTACACCGTTGCATGCATCTACAACTCCATCGATGTCCCGTTCAAGAAGGTCATGAGGGTCGTGCCAAGAGCTTGGATGAGGCTCATAGTCACATTCTTATGGCTCTTCCTCCTTATCGTCGTCTACAACTTAATTTTTGTAGCGCTCTTCTGCCTGTGTTTTCTATTTGGTCACGTAGTTGCAACTGTCCTCGCAGTCATCCTAGTAATTGCCTATTTTGTGGGCATCGTCTACTTAACAATTGTGGGAGAGTTGGCATTTGTAGTGTCTGTCCTCGAGCATGTCTACGGTAGGAAGGCAATGTCTAAGAGCAAGGCCCTGCTGAGGGGCAAGCTGTGGagcgtcttcttcttcttactATTGCTCGGTCTGTGCTTTGGGCTGGTCCAGTTCGGGTTCGAGTTCACCGTGGCAGTCGGGGTAGTAATCAAGAGTGTGGCACTCAGGTGGCCGGGGTCATCTTTTG CATACTTAGAATACATCACAGTGTTCCCTGGAGAGATTGACAATAGCTTCCTCTTCACCTACTCATCAAGGGGGCCTAGCCTGACTGCGATCACCTAA